CGTCGGCACCGCGCCGTTGGCGGCGGCGGTCGTGCCGGCGCTCTGCTGCGCCACGGGCGCGGGCTGGTTCTGCTTGATCCAGCCATCCCACAGCATGACCAGGGCAAAGGAGAAAACCAGGAAGAGGATGAGGCGGCGTTGATCCATCGGATTCGTTCTGTCTCAGGTCAGGGAACGGGATCATACCCGCCCGGATTGAAAGGGTGGCAGCGCCCCACCCGCCTGGCCGCCATCCAGCCGCCGCGCAAAGCGCCATGGCGCTGGATCGCTTCGATGGCGTACTCGGAGCAGGTCGGGTAAAAACGGCAATTGCGCCCCAGCAGGGGACTGATCGCGTAGCGGTAGGCGCGCAGCGGCGCGATCATCAGGCTCTTCATTGCCGGGGCAGCCTTTGCAGCAACTGCAGCAGGTCGAGGTTGAGTTCGGCGCGCGTGGCTTTCGCCACCGGCGCATGCAGCCGGACGACGAGGTCCACCGCCGGCAGGAATTCGCGATGGCGGCGGAAGATCTCGCGCGCGATCCGCTTGACCAGGTTGCGCACGTTCGCCCGCTTCGCCAGCTTCTTCGCCACGACGACGCCGAGACGGGCGCTGTCGAGGCCGTTCGGGCGGTAATGCGCCATGTAGAAGCGCCCGCGCAAAGCCCGCCGAAAAGCAAAAACGGATGAGTACTCATCCGTTTTGTGCAATCTGTGAGCGCTGCGGAACCCCTGATCAGCGCCCGAGGGCAGGCTCACCTCAGACAGCGAGGCGATGACGGCCCTTGGCACGGCGTGCGCGGATGACCGCACGGCCGCCACGGGTCTTCATGCGGACCAGGAAGCCGTGAGTGCGCTTGCGACGGACGACGGAAGGCTGATAAGTGCGTTTCATGATCGGACTGCCAGTGTTGGGT
The window above is part of the Thauera aromatica K172 genome. Proteins encoded here:
- the yidD gene encoding membrane protein insertion efficiency factor YidD yields the protein MKSLMIAPLRAYRYAISPLLGRNCRFYPTCSEYAIEAIQRHGALRGGWMAARRVGRCHPFNPGGYDPVP
- the rnpA gene encoding ribonuclease P protein component; this encodes MAAVRSSAHAVPRAVIASLSEVSLPSGADQGFRSAHRLHKTDEYSSVFAFRRALRGRFYMAHYRPNGLDSARLGVVVAKKLAKRANVRNLVKRIAREIFRRHREFLPAVDLVVRLHAPVAKATRAELNLDLLQLLQRLPRQ
- the rpmH gene encoding 50S ribosomal protein L34; the protein is MKRTYQPSVVRRKRTHGFLVRMKTRGGRAVIRARRAKGRHRLAV